From Cellulomonas oligotrophica, a single genomic window includes:
- a CDS encoding MFS transporter, translating into MTTAAPDRVAGAPSRTRHLPPGMREQVVLVCCLVATAQVTWGALVPALPEVGAAYGLSASLLGVVVAAFGVGRLLTNVPAGLLADRVGARTLLLGGGTGLVVVTAATALADGLAALLVLRVLAGALGGTVVTVGLALLAARAPGDARGRVLATAQAAQLTGAAVGPVLGSAALGVGGVPGVFVAAALPVLVCTVVVVVRHDPAFWGRVERPVSARGAGTTAPGLGRAALAAVVGANVAGAAVFVARFGGEQTLAPLLARDAGLDARGLGVAMAVVTVVSLVLTPLVARALDAGWRRRVLVPAALVGAAAMVAYPLVGSPVAFAALVVVAGTCVSTAGIVPGVVLAERVAPERQGRATGVFRTVGDAGAVVGPLGLGALLDHGGPTAAAVALAAVVVAATAATALLVRPSVPRAPLG; encoded by the coding sequence GTGACGACGGCCGCCCCGGACCGGGTGGCGGGTGCGCCCTCCCGCACCCGCCACCTGCCGCCGGGGATGCGCGAGCAGGTCGTCCTCGTGTGCTGCCTCGTCGCGACCGCGCAGGTCACCTGGGGTGCGCTCGTGCCCGCCCTGCCCGAGGTCGGTGCCGCGTACGGGCTGAGCGCGTCGCTGCTCGGGGTCGTCGTCGCCGCGTTCGGCGTCGGCCGGCTGCTGACGAACGTGCCCGCGGGGCTGCTGGCGGACCGGGTCGGGGCGCGCACCCTGCTGCTCGGGGGCGGCACCGGGCTGGTCGTGGTCACCGCCGCCACCGCCCTCGCCGACGGGCTCGCCGCGCTGCTCGTGCTGCGGGTGCTCGCCGGTGCCCTCGGCGGCACGGTCGTGACCGTCGGCCTGGCGCTGCTCGCGGCCCGGGCACCCGGGGACGCCCGCGGCCGGGTGCTGGCCACCGCGCAGGCCGCGCAGCTGACCGGTGCGGCCGTCGGCCCCGTGCTCGGCAGCGCCGCCCTGGGCGTGGGCGGGGTGCCCGGTGTCTTCGTCGCCGCGGCGCTGCCCGTGCTGGTCTGCACCGTCGTCGTGGTGGTGCGGCACGACCCCGCCTTCTGGGGGCGCGTGGAGCGACCCGTCTCCGCCCGGGGTGCCGGCACCACCGCGCCGGGCCTCGGCCGCGCGGCGCTCGCGGCCGTCGTGGGTGCGAACGTCGCGGGGGCCGCGGTGTTCGTCGCACGCTTCGGCGGGGAGCAGACGCTCGCGCCGCTGCTCGCGCGCGACGCCGGCCTCGACGCCCGCGGCCTGGGGGTCGCGATGGCCGTCGTCACCGTCGTCTCGCTCGTCCTGACGCCGCTGGTCGCGCGGGCCCTGGACGCCGGCTGGCGGCGACGGGTGCTCGTGCCGGCCGCGCTCGTCGGTGCCGCGGCGATGGTCGCGTACCCGCTGGTCGGCTCCCCGGTCGCGTTCGCCGCGCTCGTCGTCGTCGCCGGCACCTGCGTGAGCACCGCCGGCATCGTGCCCGGGGTCGTGCTGGCCGAGCGCGTCGCGCCCGAGCGGCAGGGGCGCGCGACGGGCGTGTTCCGCACCGTCGGCGACGCGGGCGCGGTGGTCGGCCCGCTGGGCCTGGGTGCGCTCCTCGACCACGGTGGTCCCACCGCCGCGGCCGTCGCCCTCGCCGCGGTCGTCGTCGCAGCCACGGCAGCGACAGCCCTCCTGGTCCGCCCGTCCGTCCCGCGCGCCCCGCTCGGATGA
- a CDS encoding NtaA/DmoA family FMN-dependent monooxygenase (This protein belongs to a clade of FMN-dependent monooxygenases, within a broader family of flavin-dependent oxidoreductases, the luciferase-like monooxygenase (LMM) family, some of whose members use coenzyme F420 rather than FMN.) — protein MSGQMRIAFDLSFTHTEGRWAAPGSWVGADYPDLGAFVELAMAAERGGVDMLFFGDGVGVPDTWQGSMDAAIEYGIQWPRQDMSPFIAAMAQATRHIGFGLTYSSTYMHPFYVARLLNSLDHVTGGRVAFNVVASGRVTDAANYGLDGLPDHDGRYARMEEFVEVCQALWDSVEPDAIVRDRVTGRFADPAKVHRVDHDGTYFKVAGPLPSVPSPQGRPVLVQAGASPRGIAASAAFADVVFGMGGHLPSQVSHRERLDAALVAAGRDPADVGILWAIQAIVAESEDEAKSRKDRMAQMLPPDAVGAYLSYNSGFDFSTLPSSFALTEVADAIAAAQATQAGFVQRLIALRGDDATMTRDEFFDEGWRWATGYEQTVAGTPGQVADDLEAQFEATGRRGGFMICNPSTMPGSLHDVVGLLMPELRRRGLVRDGYAGATLRENLLGR, from the coding sequence ATGAGCGGGCAGATGCGCATCGCGTTCGACCTGTCGTTCACGCACACCGAGGGCCGCTGGGCCGCGCCCGGGTCGTGGGTCGGCGCCGACTACCCCGACCTCGGCGCCTTCGTCGAGCTCGCCATGGCCGCCGAGCGCGGCGGGGTCGACATGCTGTTCTTCGGCGACGGCGTGGGCGTGCCCGACACCTGGCAGGGCTCCATGGACGCCGCGATCGAGTACGGCATCCAGTGGCCCCGGCAGGACATGAGCCCGTTCATCGCCGCGATGGCGCAGGCCACCCGGCACATCGGCTTCGGGCTGACCTACTCCTCGACGTACATGCACCCCTTCTACGTGGCGCGGCTGCTCAACTCCCTCGACCACGTCACCGGCGGGCGCGTCGCGTTCAACGTCGTCGCGTCCGGCCGCGTCACCGACGCCGCCAACTACGGCCTCGACGGGCTGCCCGACCACGACGGCCGGTACGCGCGCATGGAGGAGTTCGTCGAGGTCTGCCAGGCCCTGTGGGACTCCGTCGAGCCCGACGCGATCGTCCGCGACCGCGTCACCGGGCGGTTCGCCGACCCCGCCAAGGTGCACCGCGTCGACCACGACGGCACCTACTTCAAGGTCGCCGGCCCGCTGCCGTCCGTCCCCAGCCCGCAGGGGCGGCCCGTGCTCGTGCAGGCCGGCGCGTCCCCGCGCGGGATCGCCGCGTCCGCGGCCTTCGCCGACGTCGTCTTCGGCATGGGCGGGCACCTGCCCTCGCAGGTCTCGCACCGCGAGCGCCTGGACGCCGCGCTCGTCGCCGCCGGCCGCGACCCCGCCGACGTCGGCATCCTCTGGGCGATCCAGGCGATCGTCGCCGAGTCCGAGGACGAGGCGAAGTCCCGCAAGGACCGCATGGCGCAGATGCTGCCGCCCGACGCCGTCGGGGCGTACCTGTCGTACAACTCCGGGTTCGACTTCTCGACGCTGCCGTCGTCGTTCGCGCTCACCGAGGTCGCCGACGCGATCGCGGCCGCGCAGGCCACGCAGGCCGGCTTCGTGCAGCGTCTCATCGCGCTGCGCGGCGACGACGCGACGATGACGCGCGACGAGTTCTTCGACGAGGGCTGGCGCTGGGCCACGGGGTACGAGCAGACCGTCGCCGGCACGCCCGGCCAGGTCGCCGACGACCTCGAGGCGCAGTTCGAGGCCACCGGGCGGCGCGGCGGGTTCATGATCTGCAACCCGTCGACCATGCCGGGGTCGTTGCACGACGTGGTCGGGCTGCTCATGCCCGAGCTGCGCCGCCGGGGGCTGGTGCGCGACGGGTACGCGGGCGCGACCCTGCGCGAGAACCTGCTCGGCCGGTGA
- a CDS encoding cysteine hydrolase family protein produces MSTDLVLLDGSVRPLPGPLAEGALVVIDVQRSFADPAHLPWLDAAALGTVAAAVAATAHLVDVAREHGVPVVWVALEQDPAAPWGTSLWLRGVPADAPWPGADEPCVAGTPGARWYGVEPAPGETVVRKTRYSGFVGTTLEAELHAAGTTWFVAAGLTTECCVGTTVWDGFQRGFRTVVASDATAAYDAAVHTTTLRALAESAALVATTDALADAFTTARRTQAVPA; encoded by the coding sequence ATGAGCACCGACCTCGTGCTCCTCGACGGCAGCGTGCGCCCCCTGCCCGGGCCGCTGGCCGAGGGTGCGCTCGTCGTGATCGACGTCCAGCGCTCCTTCGCCGACCCCGCGCACCTGCCCTGGCTGGACGCCGCCGCGCTCGGGACCGTCGCCGCGGCCGTCGCCGCCACCGCGCACCTCGTCGACGTCGCCCGCGAGCACGGCGTGCCCGTCGTCTGGGTCGCCCTCGAGCAGGACCCCGCCGCGCCCTGGGGCACGTCCCTGTGGCTGCGGGGCGTCCCAGCCGACGCCCCCTGGCCCGGCGCCGACGAGCCCTGCGTCGCCGGCACCCCCGGCGCCCGGTGGTACGGCGTCGAGCCCGCCCCCGGCGAGACCGTCGTCCGCAAGACCCGGTACTCCGGCTTCGTCGGCACCACCCTGGAGGCCGAGCTGCACGCCGCCGGCACCACGTGGTTCGTCGCCGCCGGGCTGACCACCGAGTGCTGCGTCGGCACCACCGTCTGGGACGGGTTCCAGCGCGGCTTCCGCACCGTCGTCGCGTCCGACGCCACGGCCGCCTACGACGCGGCCGTGCACACCACCACCCTGCGCGCGCTCGCCGAGAGCGCCGCCCTCGTGGCGACGACCGACGCGCTCGCGGACGCGTTCACCACCGCACGTCGCACGCAGGCGGTGCCGGCATGA